One part of the Neisseria zalophi genome encodes these proteins:
- a CDS encoding OmpH family outer membrane protein — protein MNKAVPYLTHVLVAAALSLGLMGSAVADGIQKLGFIDTERVYRESRQAQSIQQTLEKEFSSRHQALEALRRKGENVEKTLASGKLSGAEREKNVKELSELVRQYRTEQAALAEEYNLRRNEEFASLQQNANRVIVELAKKEGYDLILQDVIYVNSKYDITDRVIKSMNTR, from the coding sequence GTACCGTATTTAACACATGTTTTGGTGGCTGCCGCATTGAGCTTGGGTTTAATGGGTAGTGCGGTGGCCGACGGTATTCAAAAACTTGGGTTTATTGATACTGAGCGAGTGTATCGTGAATCACGACAGGCACAGAGTATTCAACAAACATTGGAAAAAGAATTTAGTAGCCGCCACCAAGCGTTGGAAGCACTTCGCCGTAAAGGTGAAAATGTCGAAAAAACATTGGCTTCCGGTAAATTATCTGGTGCTGAGCGAGAAAAAAACGTTAAAGAACTTAGCGAGTTGGTTCGGCAATACCGTACAGAGCAAGCGGCTTTGGCTGAAGAATATAATTTACGCCGTAATGAAGAGTTTGCTTCTTTACAGCAGAATGCCAACCGTGTCATTGTTGAATTGGCTAAAAAAGAAGGGTACGACTTGATTTTGCAAGATGTTATTTATGTCAATAGCAAATATGATATTACTGACAGAGTCATTAAATCAATGAACACACGTTAA
- the lpxD gene encoding UDP-3-O-(3-hydroxymyristoyl)glucosamine N-acyltransferase, whose protein sequence is MKSAFYTLSQIVAELGGEWRGEDISIAAVQPLADATADHISFLANPKYKADVADSNAGAIIVSQKMADEFGGRNLIVVQDPYLYFARVARLFSPIQKAVAGVHPTAVIEPTASVPASCEIGAHVYIGGNTVLGEGCRILAGAVVEHDCVLGNEVVIHPNAVIYHGCKLGERVEIHGGSVIGADGFGLAFTGSSWFKIPQTGGVVLHDDVEIGANSMIDRGAMSDTVVGQGTKIDNQVQIGHNCQIGEHTVIAACAGISGSTKIGSYCIIGGAAMFVGHIEICDKTTIGGGTAVTHSIHEPGHYATCYPLQTHKEWARNAVHIRHLSEMNKRIKQLEKTLETIQSVEKNKE, encoded by the coding sequence ATGAAATCAGCTTTTTATACCTTATCCCAAATCGTAGCCGAATTAGGCGGTGAATGGCGTGGTGAAGATATCAGTATCGCCGCCGTACAGCCTTTGGCCGATGCAACAGCCGACCATATTAGTTTTTTGGCCAACCCCAAATATAAGGCTGATGTTGCCGACAGCAATGCCGGTGCCATTATTGTCAGTCAGAAGATGGCTGATGAGTTCGGTGGCCGTAATCTGATTGTGGTACAAGACCCCTATTTATATTTTGCCCGTGTTGCCCGTTTATTTTCACCTATTCAAAAAGCCGTTGCGGGTGTTCACCCTACTGCGGTTATCGAGCCGACCGCAAGTGTGCCGGCAAGCTGTGAGATAGGTGCCCATGTTTATATCGGTGGCAACACGGTTTTAGGCGAAGGGTGCCGTATTTTGGCCGGTGCTGTCGTTGAACATGATTGCGTCTTGGGTAATGAAGTGGTCATTCACCCGAACGCTGTTATTTATCATGGTTGCAAATTAGGGGAGCGGGTTGAAATACATGGCGGAAGCGTGATTGGTGCCGACGGTTTCGGCTTGGCATTTACCGGATCATCATGGTTTAAAATCCCGCAAACAGGCGGGGTGGTATTGCATGATGATGTGGAAATCGGCGCCAACAGTATGATAGATCGTGGCGCTATGTCGGATACAGTTGTCGGACAAGGAACGAAAATCGACAACCAGGTACAAATCGGCCATAACTGTCAGATCGGCGAACATACCGTGATTGCCGCCTGTGCCGGTATTTCGGGCAGCACCAAAATCGGCTCTTATTGCATTATCGGTGGTGCCGCTATGTTTGTCGGCCATATCGAAATTTGCGATAAAACCACCATTGGCGGCGGTACGGCTGTAACCCATTCGATTCACGAACCAGGACATTATGCAACCTGCTATCCGTTGCAAACCCATAAAGAATGGGCGCGTAATGCGGTACATATCCGGCATTTAAGTGAAATGAACAAACGTATCAAACAGCTTGAAAAAACGCTGGAAACGATTCAATCTGTTGAGAAAAATAAGGAATAA
- the fabZ gene encoding 3-hydroxyacyl-ACP dehydratase FabZ: MDIQFPIETKDIQKLIPHRYPFLLIDRITAFESMKTLTAIKNVTMNEPHFQGHFPDFPVMPGVLIIEALAQACGTLAILSEGGRNPEEIYFFAGIDNARFKRQVVPGDQLLLKVELMANKRGIGKFKAVATVDGQVAVEAEIMCAKRAVEL; encoded by the coding sequence ATGGACATCCAGTTTCCGATTGAAACCAAAGATATACAGAAACTCATCCCACACCGTTATCCGTTTTTACTGATCGACCGTATTACTGCGTTTGAGTCGATGAAAACCTTAACTGCCATCAAAAACGTCACTATGAATGAGCCGCATTTCCAAGGCCATTTTCCAGATTTTCCGGTGATGCCGGGCGTATTGATTATCGAAGCTTTGGCACAGGCTTGCGGCACGTTGGCAATTTTGAGTGAGGGCGGCCGCAATCCGGAAGAAATTTATTTCTTTGCCGGTATTGATAATGCACGTTTTAAACGGCAAGTGGTTCCGGGCGACCAGCTTTTGTTGAAAGTGGAATTGATGGCCAATAAACGCGGTATCGGTAAATTTAAAGCCGTTGCTACCGTTGATGGTCAGGTTGCTGTAGAAGCCGAAATTATGTGTGCTAAACGCGCAGTAGAACTATAA
- the lpxA gene encoding acyl-ACP--UDP-N-acetylglucosamine O-acyltransferase, with translation MSLIHPTAVIDPKAELDSSVKVGPYTVIGPNVQIGAHTEIGPHTVIDGHTTIGENNKIFQFASLGAQPQDKKYKDEPTKLIIGNGNTIREFTTFNTGTVTGAGETRIGDDNWIMAYVHLAHDCIVGNHTIFANNASLAGHVVIGDYVVLGGYTLVFQFCQIGNYAMTAFAAGVHKDIPPYVMAAGYRAEPAGLNSEGMRRNGFTAEQIANVKQVYKILYRQGLGLDEAKAEVLKLAETAPELEIFKDFFQASTRGIVR, from the coding sequence ATGAGCTTAATTCATCCTACCGCAGTAATTGACCCAAAAGCCGAGCTGGATTCCAGTGTGAAGGTTGGGCCTTATACCGTTATCGGACCAAATGTACAAATCGGTGCCCATACTGAAATCGGCCCCCATACCGTGATAGACGGGCATACCACCATCGGCGAAAATAATAAAATTTTCCAGTTTGCTTCTTTAGGTGCTCAACCGCAAGATAAGAAATATAAAGACGAACCAACCAAACTGATTATTGGTAATGGCAATACTATTCGCGAATTTACCACCTTCAATACCGGTACGGTTACAGGTGCAGGGGAAACCAGAATTGGCGACGACAACTGGATTATGGCGTATGTGCATTTGGCACATGATTGTATCGTCGGCAACCATACTATCTTTGCCAATAATGCTTCTTTGGCAGGGCATGTGGTGATTGGTGATTATGTGGTTTTAGGCGGTTATACCTTAGTGTTCCAATTCTGTCAGATTGGTAACTATGCCATGACCGCATTTGCCGCAGGTGTTCATAAAGATATTCCGCCTTATGTGATGGCGGCGGGATACCGTGCCGAGCCGGCGGGATTGAATTCCGAAGGCATGCGCCGAAACGGGTTTACCGCCGAACAAATTGCCAATGTGAAGCAGGTTTATAAAATTTTATATCGTCAGGGTTTGGGATTGGACGAAGCCAAAGCAGAAGTGTTGAAACTGGCTGAAACCGCCCCTGAGCTTGAAATATTTAAAGATTTCTTTCAAGCCTCGACACGCGGCATTGTGCGTTGA